TCACCCCAAACCTTGATTGTCAGACTGAGACCCGTCTTGCCCCGCCCGTAGATCTCCGCCGTACAGTCCGTAGAAGTATAGGTCTCAGTCAGTCTACCCGTTGCATCGACATCCATCGAGACTTGGTGAGGGAGCTGCCGCCCCCTTCAACCCCCCCGACGCGGGGCCGCCCGCGCCGCCTGGAGGCACAAGCCGAGCACTGACAGCCGCGCAACCTGGGTGCAGGTCCGCTGCACAGCCATCGAGCGGGCCGCCTGACAAGCCAAGGCGAAGGCGGGGCCGCCGGCGTCCCATATCGGGAACGGCGCGCGTCACTGCACGTTATAGACGTTGCCCGCGTTGCCGCCGGTGATCAGAGCCCGCTCCTCGCCCGTCAGGCCGTCGAAAAACTCGTCGATCTTCTGCAGGGACACCGGCCAGGTGGCTTCCCGGTGGGGATNNNNNNNNNNNNNNNNNNNNNNNNNNNNNNNNNNNNNNNNNNNNNNNNNNNNNNNNNNNNNNNNNNNNNNNNNNNNNNNNNNNNNNNNNNNNTCGTTCTTGAAGCGGGGCTGCTTGTCGCCGCCCAAGTGATTCGTACAGCTCGGCGTCATGGGGTGCACCGCCACGCGTCAGACCAAGTCACTAAGTGCCGCCCGGGGAGCCACCGCCTGGATCGGAGAGCGCGCGTAGTCCCGGACGTTCCGTGTGACGATGAGCCGCGCGCTGCAGGTACGCGCGGCCGCCACCTGCAGCGCGTCCTCGAAGTCCGCCATCGGCAGAGCCGCTGCGTATCGGAGGGCCTCGGTGCTCGTCGCAGCCACCGCTACGAAGCGGGTCAAGTCGACGAGAAAATCACGGGTACTTCCCCCACCGCGCGACGGGGCGACGATGTAGTAGAAGTTCGACACTGTGTGCCACGCGATGCAGGCGCTCTCAGCACCGTGCTCAATCCGGTCCAGGAGTTCTGAAGCCGGGCCGGCGTGCGGGTGCCGGTCGAGGGCGATGTCGATGAGGATATCCGTATCCAGGAGGATCATTGCAAGTACTTCTTCGCCAGGGCGTCGTATCGTGGATCGTCACGCTCCGCAGCCCGAAACTTGCCCCGCCAGCGTGCGACGAAGGACGGCGCGTGCCCGCTCGCCACCTCTCTGAGCGACTGCTCAATGAGTGCCGACAGCGACACGCCCCGGGACCGGGCGTAGCGCTTGGCGCGCGGGAGGAGGTCAGCGTCTACGGTGATGGTGAGCTTTTGCTTCATCGTGAGAAACGTCCCTTCTTTCAGTATACTGATTCTATAAAGGAGTATACGTATCTATGCCTGCGGTTCAAGACTCTCTGCGTGGCGACAACGGCCCGCTCGGGCTGCCCCCGACTGATAACGGGCAAAGGGTCAACCTTGGCCTGGCCCCTGGCAAGCCGAGTCGTTGACCCGCAGATACTCGTCGATGAATTTATCCGCGAGTTGTGAGACCCGGGAGAGAATGTCGTCCGTCTCCCCCCAGCCTACTGCCCCCGTCTCCCAGGTACTGGCGGCACCATGGTGGCCGCTTATACGATCAAGAACTTGCTTCGTGAACTGTAAGCTTACATCAACCGCCGTGCCCCCAGGTCCAGATTGCGTGTTAATTTTCACGTAGAGATACGGATAGGGCCGGCTACTCCCGCGATAGAGGCGTGCAGCACGTAGCCTGCTGCGTGCCGCCGTTGCGATGGCCTCGCGTGATCGCCCAGGTACTCGACGAGCAAATCTATTGGCTTGCAGGCATTCCATAGCTCAACGCGGTCCATGGAGCTAACATCCTCAGCACCGACCGGCGTAGTGGCGGTCAGGACGAGAAGGGCGACTATCGGACCTCTCACAAGCCGCAGGGAAGGGTGTTTCATAGCGGGCCATTCCGCCCGATAACGGGCAAAGTGTTAAGTTTGGGCGCCGCGGTCGAGCAGCTGGCTGATTACCACCAAGTTGTCGTTGTGCCGCGCCGCCGCGTGCAAGGGCGTCTCGCCGCAAGGGCGTCTCGCCGAACTGGGTCCGTGCGTTGGGATGGGCGCCGTGGTTGAGCAGGAGGGCGACTACCGCCGGGTCTGGGTTCTTCTCCACCGCCACGTGCAAGGGGGTCCAGCCGTGCTCGTCCTGCACGTTGGGATAGGCGCCGTGGTCAAGCATCGCTTGGACGGCGGCCGGGGTCGCCTGGGCCATCCAGTCCGCGTCGAGCAGCAGGCGTCGGCGTATCGAGAATCCTCCTTCTGCGTCGCATTATAGGCCGAGCCGGGTCTGGTACCTATCCTGGCCCGGTAGGGGTTTGCCCCGCCCGTCGGTCCATGCCATGAAGCACACAGAAACGAATATTTGGGCAACCTACCCGATATATCGACATCCATCGGGACTTGGTGAGGGAGCTGCCGCCCCCTTCAGCCCCCCGACACGGAGCCGCCCACGCCGCCTGGAGGCACACATGCCGAGCACTGACCGCCGCGCAACCTGGGTGCAGGTCCGCTGCACAGCCGCCGAGCGGGCCGCCTGACAAGCCAAGGCGGGGCCGCCGCCGTCCCGCGTCGGGAACGGTGCGCATCACTGCACGTTATAGACCTTGGCCGCGTTGCCGCCGGTGATCAGGGCGCGCTCCTCGCCCGTCAGGCCGTCGANNNNNNNNNNNNNNNNNNNNNNNNNNNNNNNNNNNNNNNNNNNNNNNNNNNNNNNNNNNNNNNNNNNNNNNNNNNNNNNNNNNNNNNNNNNNNNNNNNNNNNNNNNNNNNNNNNNNATGCGGACATTTCTCCGCCAGAAGTCGCTGGGCAGCATGTCGTTCTTGAAGCGGGGCTGCTTGTCGCCGCCCAAGTGATAGGTGAAGTCGGCAAACTCCTTGTAGGTCCAGTCCATGCGGTTCAAGAAATACGGCACGAAGCCGGTGTCATACTCAACCGCGACCACATACAGCTGGGGGTGGCGCTCAAACACGCCCGAGAAGATCATCTCACCGATTGCCCGGCGGACGTAGAAATCGGTCGTGGCCAGAAAGTCAATCGGCTTGAAGGCGACGTTGACCTGGAGCCCTGTTTCGTCTACACCCGTCCGTCCGTCCGCGCCAACCTCCTGCTCGCCGATAAACCGCGCGACCTCGGGCTGCTGAGCCGAGGCCGGTCCCATCTGGCCGTAGATCGGCTGGGGTCGCCAGGACTGGATGTGGAGGCCGAGCGGCATGCGCAGCGCCTCGGCGGCCTCCCAGAACGGTTCGTACAGCTCGGCGTCATACGGCCGGTGGGGTTCGGGATAGGTCGGAATCTGGGCCGCGGCCAGCCCCATCCGATGACACCGCTCCAGCTCTTTGACGCTCTCCTCGATATCGTCCAGCAGGATCATGGCCACGCCCCTGAGGCGGTTCGGGTCCTCGGAGCAGAACTCGGCGATCCAGTCGTTATAGGCCTGAAAAATTGCGCGCAGCAGCGGGCTGTTGGGCCGTTTGAAAAAGATCAGGCCGACGCTGGGGTAGATGACCGAGGCGTGGATGCCGTCCAACTCGTTGTCTTTGAGGAATGCCTTGGGCTGATAGGCGCCGGGCATGACCGCGTCCCAGCGCCGGGTCGGCGCCGCGTCCCAGTCCTCGGCGCTCAGCTTGCCGAACTGTTTGCCCTCATAGAGCTGGTTGCGGTACTGGGCCTGGACCAGGGTGCTGGCCGCCGGCTGGATGAATTCGTTGCCGATCCACCACTCGTCCAGGACCTTGCCGTGGACCATGTGGGGAACCTGGTCCTTATACTTGGCCGGGGCGCGGCTGGTCCACAGATCGGGCGGTTCAACAATATGGCTGTCGGCCGAAATGACCTTGTGCGTCGCTGGCATGACGCGCCTCCTTTTTGAACGGATCGCTGTTGCGGAGCGGTGTACGATCTAAACGTTTCCAGATAACAATTGCAATATACCGCCAACCTCAGCACGGAGTCCGGCCATGCCTAGCGAATTGCTCAACCTGTTTGACTACCGCGCCCGCGCCCGGGAACTCATGCCCAAGACGGTCTGGGACATGGTCCATCACGGGGCCTTTGACGAAGTCACCACCCGACGCACCCGCCCGGCCTTCGAGTCCATTCTGCTCAGGCCCAGGATGCTCCGCAATGTGGCCAACCGCGATACCACAACAACCGTCCTGGGCCACACCATCGCCTGTCCGGTCATGCCCGCCCCACCCGGCCAGCACCAGTACGCCCACCCGGACGGCGAGTTGGCCACCGCCCGGGCGGCGGCGGCGGCCGGCACACTGATGGTGCTGAGCCATTTCTCCAACTCCAGCCTGGAAGAAGTCGCCGCAGTCACGGACGGGCCGCGCTGGTTTCAGCTGTACGTCTACCCGGACCGGGAGTACACCAGGGACTGTATTCAGCGCGCCGAGGCGGCCGGCTATTCGGCCCTGGCCCTGACGGTCAGCGTACCGAGCGGGCCGGGGGCGGTGCTGGCCCGAGAGACAGAAACCCGCAACCGTTTTCCGTATCCAGATATGCCCCAGGGCAATCTGATGAAAAAAGGCCCCGACGGCGTAGCGCGCCTGCTGCCCGTTCTGGCCGATTTCGATCCGGCCCTGACCTGGTCGAGCCTGGACTGGATTCGCTCGGTCACGTCGCTGCCGATTGTGGTCAAGGGTCTGATGAGCCCGCACGATGCCGGCCTGGCGGTCGATAATGGCGCGGCCGGCGTCATCGTGTCGAACCACGCCGCACGGCTGTTCGACGGCCCGATCACCACGGTTGAGGCTCTGCCGGCCGTGGTCGACGCGGTTGGCG
The Desulfurellaceae bacterium genome window above contains:
- a CDS encoding ankyrin repeat domain-containing protein, giving the protein MAQATPAAVQAMLDHGAYPNVQDEHGWTPLHVAVEKNPDPAVVALLLNHGAHPNARTQFGETPLRRDALARGGAAQRQLGGNQPAARPRRPNLTLCPLSGGMARYETPFPAACERSDSRPSRPDRHYAGRC
- a CDS encoding amidohydrolase family protein, which translates into the protein MPATHKVISADSHIVEPPDLWTSRAPAKYKDQVPHMVHGKVLDEWWIGNEFIQPAASTLVQAQYRNQLYEGKQFGKLSAEDWDAAPTRRWDAVMPGAYQPKAFLKDNELDGIHASVIYPSVGLIFFKRPNSPLLRAIFQAYNDWIAEFCSEDPNRLRGVAMILLDDIEESVKELERCHRMGLAAAQIPTYPEPHRPYDAELYEPFWEAAEALRMPLGLHIQSWRPQPIYGQMGPASAQQPEVARFIGEQEVGADGRTGVDETGLQVNVAFKPIDFLATTDFYVRRAIGEMIFSGVFERHPQLYVVAVEYDTGFVPYFLNRMDWTYKEFADFTYHLGGDKQPRFKNDMLPSDFWRRNVR
- a CDS encoding PIN domain-containing protein, yielding MILLDTDILIDIALDRHPHAGPASELLDRIEHGAESACIAWHTVSNFYYIVAPSRGGGSTRDFLVDLTRFVAVAATSTEALRYAAALPMADFEDALQVAAARTCSARLIVTRNVRDYARSPIQAVAPRAALSDLV
- a CDS encoding alpha-hydroxy-acid oxidizing protein, which encodes MPSELLNLFDYRARARELMPKTVWDMVHHGAFDEVTTRRTRPAFESILLRPRMLRNVANRDTTTTVLGHTIACPVMPAPPGQHQYAHPDGELATARAAAAAGTLMVLSHFSNSSLEEVAAVTDGPRWFQLYVYPDREYTRDCIQRAEAAGYSALALTVSVPSGPGAVLARETETRNRFPYPDMPQGNLMKKGPDGVARLLPVLADFDPALTWSSLDWIRSVTSLPIVVKGLMSPHDAGLAVDNGAAGVIVSNHAARLFDGPITTVEALPAVVDAVGGRCEVYLDGGIWRGIDVLKALALGARACLIGKPLFYALAVAGEEGVRHIFEILRNELDFAMAMCGVRTIGDIDPSLVTRPQLQTV